A single Tamandua tetradactyla isolate mTamTet1 chromosome X, mTamTet1.pri, whole genome shotgun sequence DNA region contains:
- the PDZD11 gene encoding PDZ domain-containing protein 11: MDSRIPYDDYPVVFLPAYENPPAWIPPHERVYHPDYNNELTQFLPRIVTLKKPPGAQLGFNIRGGKASQLGIFISKVIPDSDAHRAGLQEGDQVLAVNDVDFQDIEHSKAVEILKTAREISMRVRFFPYNYHRQKERTVH; encoded by the exons ATGGACAGCCGGATTCCTTATGATGACTACCCGGTGGTTTTCCTGCCTGCTTATGAGAATCCCCCAGCATGGATCCCTCCTCATGAG AGGGTATACCACCCAGACTACAACAATGAGTTGACCCAGTTTCTGCCCCGAATTGTCACACTAAAGAAGCCTCCTGGAGCTCAG TTGGGATTTAACATCCGAGGAGGAAAGGCCTCCCAGCTAGGCATCTTTATCTCCAAG GTGATTCCTGACTCTGATGCACATCGAGCTGGACTTCAGGAAGGGGACCAAGTCCTAGCTGTGAATGATGTGGATTTTCAAGATATCGAGCACAGCAAG GCTGTTGAGATCCTGAAGACAGCCCGTGAAATCAGCATGCGTGTCCGCTTCTTTCCATACA ATTATCATCGCCAAAAAGAGAGGACTGTGCACTAG